Below is a window of Candidatus Cloacimonadaceae bacterium DNA.
TCGATTTGGACAATCTCTTCGAAGATCGAAACCACCGCGCTATCGGCTTTGAGATCCCTCTGATTTTTACTTATGAACCAAATGACAATGTCTATCTCAGCAGCGCCATCCGCGCCAATCATCATTTGTACTGGGAATCCGTCTTGAATGATGACAACGAAGTCATCTCCATCGGTCCCACAAACATCACCCATTACAGTTTCCACCAAAATGCGACCTTGCACAACAAATACATCTTCATCACTCCAGAAGTGGGATTGATCATGATCACCAACGTCCGCGGAAGATTTATCTTCGTACCAAGCATGGCGTTTGGATTGGGGATCAGACTCTGAGAGTGAACGGGTCTAACAGGTGAATGGGTGAACTGCAAAGTTGGTCTACCCTTCCACCCTTCCACCCTTCCTTCCACCCTTCCACCTTTCCACCCTTCCACCCTTCCACCCTTCCACCCTTCCACCCTTCCACCCTTCCACCCTTCCACCCTTCCTTCCACCCTTCCACCTTTCCACCTTTCCACCCTTCCACCCTTCCACCCTTCCACCTTTCCACCTTTCCACCCTTCCTTCCACCCTTCCACCCTTCCAGCCTTGACTGCGTCAATCATGCCTTAATCAAGCGTTAATCAAGCGTAATAAAACTAACGCTTGATTAACGCTTGATTAAGGCTTGATTAAGGCTATGTATCGGGGGCGAAACGTGTAACCTACTGAAAATTATAGACGATAACTCCACTTCTGAGTGCTACCTGTAAACCAATGGACGGAATCCGATGTTTCACCCCGCAGATTTTCCCCCTTGAATCAACAACAACAAACAACACCCGGAAAGGGCGGCAGGGTTCTTCCGCTGTGGATTCATCGAGGAAAACACAGTGCACAAGACCAAATAAAGAACCGGTGGTCTTTTTTCTTGGTTTAGGCATCAATCTTGCATATACTTATATGTAGATATGATCAGACGCTTTACAAGAAAAGAATAATGATATGAAAGATAATAAGGAGAAAACATGAAGAATTATTTCGTCATGTTCGTGCTTTTACTGCTGACGGCAATGCTTGCCGCAGCAACGGGCACGATACAACTTGGAACCATGCCGACTTCGGTCGAGCTTTTACGCAGCACTCAGGATGGGCTCAGCATCCGCTATTCCATCGAAAAGCTGTCCTACGACGAGGTGCCAACCGCCGAAGGCGTGTTCACGAATCTCTATGTGGAACATTATACTACCACGAATAAAGAGGGCTTGCCCCGCCTCCCGCTGATGCGCCAATTGATCAGCGTTCCCGTCGGCGCAACCGTGGTGCCGCGGATTAGTTCCGCACAAAGAAAGACGATCAGTCTTGCCGAAGGGGGAATCCACTATCCGATCTTCCCGCGTCAGGAATCCGTCTCCAAATCGGCAGATTTGAGCAAGATACCCTTCGTCGTCAACCGCGATTTCTACAACGGACGCGGCTGGACGGACGAGCTATCAATCCGCGTTGAGGATCTCGGATTTATGCGCGGAGAGCGCTTATTCGCCCTGGATTTTGTTCCGGTGCGCTACAATCCCGGCAGCAAAGAGATCGAAGTGATCGAATATGCCGAGGTTTCGGTCAGCTTTGTCGAAGGCGATCATAGCGCCACTTCTGAGCTGAAGGCAAAGACATATTCCCCCGCTTTTGAGGGTATATTTTCCGGCACCGTGATCAATCACCAGCCCATTCGCATTTCCTTGAACCGTCATCCGATGAGCTATGTGATCATCACGCCTCAAGCTTTCGTAGCCGCCTTGCAACCTTTCATCGAATGGAAAACCCGCGAAGGCTTTAACATCATCCTCGCCACCACCGAACAGATCGGCGCGACTACCAATGGAATCATCACTTATATGCAGGGATTATGGAGTGCGGCGACTACCCAAAATCCGGCTCCCTCATATCTATTGATCGTGGGAGACGTGGCACAGGTGCCTGCAAATACCGGAGCCACGGGCGCTCACGTGACCGATCTGACCTATGTGCGCCTTCAGGGCACGGACTATATGCCGGAGCTTTATTACGGCAGATTCTCTGCAACCACACCAGCCGAAGTGACCAATCAGGTCAACAAAACCCTCATGCATGAACAATATACGATGCCCAGCGATGCCTATCTTTCCCAAGTGGTGATGATCGCCGGCGTCGATGCCTCTTGGTCGATCACCCATGCCAACGGGCAGATCAACTATGGGACAAACAACTATTTCAATCCTGCTCATGGCATCCAATCCAGCACATATCTCTATCCCGCTTCGGGATCCGCCGACGCAGCGATCGTGCAAAGCGTATCCGCTGGAGTCGCCTACGTGAACTACACCGCGCATGGCAGCCAAACCGACTGGTCTGATCCCACCTTCACCATCAGCAACATAAACTCCCTGCAAAACACGAACAAATCTTCCGTCGTGGTAGGCAATTGCTGCCTCACCAACGCTTTCAACACGGGCATCTGTTTTGGCGAAGCCTGGTTGAGAGCCGTGAACAAAGGCGGAGTCATCTATATCGGCGGAACCAACAACACCTTTTGGGATGAAGACTATTGGTGGGCTGTCGGACACAAGCCACCGGCGGTAGGAGCCGGCTCTCCCTTTGTCCCAGGACGCACTGGAGTCTATGATGCCTTGTTCCATGATAACAACGAACCTTTTGCAGATTGGGCTAGTAACGCAGGCGGGATGATCGTTGCCGGAAATCTTGCCGTCGTTCAATCTAACAGCACCAGAAGAGATTATTACTGGGAAATATATTCCATCATGGGCGATCCTTCCCTGGTTCCCTATTTGGGGATTCCAGCACAGAATTCCGCTCAACTGTCGGATACCATCTTCCTCGGAGTATCTTCGATGAATATCGTCGCCACTCCCTTCAGCTATGTAGCCATCTCCAAAAACAACGTGCTGCATGGCGTCGGACTCGCGGATGCCAATGGCAATCTCACGCTCAATTTCACCCCCTTCTCCGAGCCGGGAACCGCGCAGATCGTGATGACGCGTTCGATGCGACGTCCTTTGATTGCAAACATCCAGGTTACCCCCAATGTGGGACCCTATGTGACCATCAGTCCGATCACCGTGATTGATCCCAATGCCAATGGCATCGCCGAAGCGGGTGAGATTATCAGCATGGGGCTCACTTTCACCAACGTCGGCATCGCCGATGCTGCAAACTTGAGCGTCACCATTTCCAGCATTAGCCAATATGTCAGTATCCTAAACAATACTGCCGCCATCGCAAACGTGCCCGCCGGCGGAAACATCACAGTGAACAATCTGTTTAGCATTCAGATCAGTCCGATGATTCCGAATCAAACCTCCGTTCCCTTTGAATTTCTCATCACCGATGGTTCCAACCAATGGATCTCCAGCCGCAGCCTGACTGTGAACGCTCCAAACGTCCAGATCGGCAATGTCACAATGAGCGATGCCAATGGCAACGGTTTCCTCGAAGCTGGCGAAACCATCTCTATCTCCTTCAACCTCAGCAACACCGGACACATGAACGCGGAAAGCGGAATCATGGTGCTGATCGCGAATCCGAATCAGGTGACGCTAAACAATTATAGCTTCACTCTGCCTTCGATCTCCGTGGGTGGGAGTCTCCCACTCAATTTCGTCGCCACCCTTGCCAATAACCTGACCACCGGAACGATCGTTCCCATCGGATTGGCAGTCACATCCGGTGTGCAGATGATCAATCACAGCATCATGCTGCCCATTGGAATGATCGGCGAAGGCTTTGAATCCAATAACTTTACGGGCTTTCCATGGGTGAACTCCAGTCCCATCCCTTGGTTGATTGACGGCAATCCCGGCAACGCCTATGCCGGAATCCGCTCTGCCAAATCTGGAGTGATCAGCCACAATGGCACTACGGAGCTTTCGGTCACCATGGAAGTCGGCGCTGCCGGAAACATCTCTTTCTGGCGTAAAGTGTCCTCGGAATCAAATTATGACTTCCTGCGTTTCTTCATAAACGGAATCGAACAGGCTGCCTGGAGCGGAAACCAAGCCTGGGCACAGTTCAGCTATCCTGTCCAACCCGGCACCCGCGTCTTCAAGTGGGCATATACCAAAGATGGATCGGTAAGCTCCGGCAGCGATTGCGGTTGGATCGATGAAATCGTCTTTCCGATGTCCGGCAGCGGCAGCGTCGCCATGCTCTATTCACCCACAACCGAGATCACATTTGCAAATGTGTTGCCAAATACTACCGTGAGCGCGGATTTTGCCCTCAGAAACCTCGGCAATATCGCTCTGACCGGCATGATCTCCACTCCCGCCGGATTTGTGCTCAGCCAAAATGGAATTAACCTGCCCGTGTATTACAACTACAGCATCCCCGCAGGGCAGACCGCAGTTCTCACGATCACCCATGTATCTCCGAGCCCCGCGGTAAATCTTGAGGGAGAGATCAACATCACTTCCAACGATCCCAACAATCCCTCCTTCGTGATCCAGGTAAACGTGATCGCAAACACCAGTAATGAGGATCCCTCGATCCCCGCGGTGACCAAGCTGGAAGGAAACTATCCCAATCCCTTCAATCCGGAGACCATCATCAGATTTTCAACCAAGGATTCCGGTTCAGTGCGCATCACCGTCTATAACGTCAAAGGACAGGCTGTGCGCAATCTCTTGAGCGAAAACCTCGGCGCCGGTAATCACAAAGTGGTTTGGAACGGCAAAGACAACAACGGCAGGAGTGTCTCCAGCGGAGTCTATCTCTATCGCATGGAAGCCCCCGGCTACAATAAAACCATGAAAATGATGCTGATGAAATAGCATTAAACTATCCCTGCGGTGCGCCTTCCGGTGCGCCGCAGGGGATTATGAGCCAATGAAAAGAATGATCTTCGTCTTAGGAGTGCCGCAGGGGAGTGATATTTTTTACTTGACCATATACCGTTCCCCCATGATAGGCTCAGAGTTACTTTTTATTTATATGATGTACACTCGGGAGCTTGTTTCCCGCCAACCTATATTGTGAAAAAAATAACAGATGAATCCTGTGGAGGATAAAATGACACGTTTATTATCACTGTTTGTCCTGTTGCTCATGCTGAGCCTTGCTCTGAGCGCGGAACAGATCAACGTCGGTGAATATCAAAACGATATTCGCCTGGTTCGCAGCACCCCCGATCAGATGGTGCTGGAAATGACTCTGGGGCATTTCAATCGTGAAAGCACCAGAATCAACGGCGAAACCTGGTATCACCTTAATCTCAAAAAAGAGGGTCTCACTCTCGAAACGGGTTTGCCGCAAGTTCCCGTGCTTGCCAGAAGCCTGATCATTCCAAACACCGCGAAGATGGCGGCAGAAGTGATCGGCAGCGAATATGTCGATCTGCAAATGCGGATCGCCCCATCGAAGGGAAACCTGACCAGAAATATCAATCCCGAGGACGTGCCCTACACTTTCGATCCTTTCTATCAAGGCACCGCTGCTTATCCCACTCAGAACACATATCTCACCGAGCCTTTTGTAATCAGGGACTACCGTGGGATCACAGTTCGTTTCCAACCTTTTGAATATCACCCCGCCACCGGCACGCTGCGCGTTTTCACCAAACTCCAAATCGCCGTCCGCAACGTCGGTTTTGATTCCACCAACTCACTGAATGTGCCGAAGAATGCCTACAGCTCCGAATTTGCCGGAATCTATGAGAACATGTTCCTCAATTTCAACGAGGCAAAATATCCGCTGCTGTCGGAAGTAGGCAGAATCATGGTGATCAAACACTCCATGTTTGATGCCACTATCCAACCCTACGTGGATTGGAAAAGACAAAACGGCTACACCGTGGACGTCGTGGACGTATCGGTTGCAGGACCCACCGCTGCGCAGATCCTGGCATATATTCAAGCACAATATAACTTGAACAATGGCTTGATGTTTGTCCAAATCATGGGCGACGCGCCTCAGGTTCCGACGCTCAGTTCCGGCGGCGGCGGATCGGACCCTTCCTTCGCGCTACTTGCCGGAGGAGACAGCTATCCCGATATCTATGTGGGCAGATTCTCCGCCCAGACCGTTGCCGATATGCAAACCCAGGTGCTGCGCACCGTGCATTATGAAAGAGACCTAATCTCCGGAAACAACCACGTCCAGAAAGGCATGGGCATCGCCTCAAACGAAGGAGGCGGCAGCCAGGGAGACATGGGTGAAAGCGATCAGGCACATATAGAGCTCATCCGCACCGACCTCTTGAACTACGGATATCTATC
It encodes the following:
- a CDS encoding C25 family cysteine peptidase, which produces MKNYFVMFVLLLLTAMLAAATGTIQLGTMPTSVELLRSTQDGLSIRYSIEKLSYDEVPTAEGVFTNLYVEHYTTTNKEGLPRLPLMRQLISVPVGATVVPRISSAQRKTISLAEGGIHYPIFPRQESVSKSADLSKIPFVVNRDFYNGRGWTDELSIRVEDLGFMRGERLFALDFVPVRYNPGSKEIEVIEYAEVSVSFVEGDHSATSELKAKTYSPAFEGIFSGTVINHQPIRISLNRHPMSYVIITPQAFVAALQPFIEWKTREGFNIILATTEQIGATTNGIITYMQGLWSAATTQNPAPSYLLIVGDVAQVPANTGATGAHVTDLTYVRLQGTDYMPELYYGRFSATTPAEVTNQVNKTLMHEQYTMPSDAYLSQVVMIAGVDASWSITHANGQINYGTNNYFNPAHGIQSSTYLYPASGSADAAIVQSVSAGVAYVNYTAHGSQTDWSDPTFTISNINSLQNTNKSSVVVGNCCLTNAFNTGICFGEAWLRAVNKGGVIYIGGTNNTFWDEDYWWAVGHKPPAVGAGSPFVPGRTGVYDALFHDNNEPFADWASNAGGMIVAGNLAVVQSNSTRRDYYWEIYSIMGDPSLVPYLGIPAQNSAQLSDTIFLGVSSMNIVATPFSYVAISKNNVLHGVGLADANGNLTLNFTPFSEPGTAQIVMTRSMRRPLIANIQVTPNVGPYVTISPITVIDPNANGIAEAGEIISMGLTFTNVGIADAANLSVTISSISQYVSILNNTAAIANVPAGGNITVNNLFSIQISPMIPNQTSVPFEFLITDGSNQWISSRSLTVNAPNVQIGNVTMSDANGNGFLEAGETISISFNLSNTGHMNAESGIMVLIANPNQVTLNNYSFTLPSISVGGSLPLNFVATLANNLTTGTIVPIGLAVTSGVQMINHSIMLPIGMIGEGFESNNFTGFPWVNSSPIPWLIDGNPGNAYAGIRSAKSGVISHNGTTELSVTMEVGAAGNISFWRKVSSESNYDFLRFFINGIEQAAWSGNQAWAQFSYPVQPGTRVFKWAYTKDGSVSSGSDCGWIDEIVFPMSGSGSVAMLYSPTTEITFANVLPNTTVSADFALRNLGNIALTGMISTPAGFVLSQNGINLPVYYNYSIPAGQTAVLTITHVSPSPAVNLEGEINITSNDPNNPSFVIQVNVIANTSNEDPSIPAVTKLEGNYPNPFNPETIIRFSTKDSGSVRITVYNVKGQAVRNLLSENLGAGNHKVVWNGKDNNGRSVSSGVYLYRMEAPGYNKTMKMMLMK